Sequence from the Drosophila innubila isolate TH190305 chromosome 3L unlocalized genomic scaffold, UK_Dinn_1.0 0_D_3L, whole genome shotgun sequence genome:
gagttcaaatttaaaaaatagtgtTTATAAGTGGAGTGTAACTGATTTCACGATTTCACTTAAATCGTCATAAGCTGTGATATAAACTATGCAAATGATGATATCCCACTTCAAAGTGTTGGAGTTAAAGCTCTATTGATTTACACAACTTTAATATATCCTTAAAGCTAGCATCTTTGCCATTACGAACATACCAAAGAGTATTTGAAGCGTTTTTCTTTTGTCCCGTATGACGAATATGTCCGTAAGTTCATCGGAATTAAAGTCGCCAAAAGCTGCCACAACGCCTTCCTTAATATCGCCAAATACAATGCTTGTAATGTCGCTGCCGTGGACAACGACAGCGCATAGCGCCACAAGAAGCAGCCTAAAGGAATGCATATGGCTGTTTTATGCGTCCTTTTACACTAAATGTTTTCGTCtactttgttttcttattattcactgttgttgtttttgctactCTGAAAATCAATACTGAGTCAGATGTAAGTTATCGATAGCAATGTGGTGCTGCCATATCGATGCGAATAATCGATATCTAAGGCATCTCTGAGTTTCGTTGGTCGAAACAAAAACGCAGAGAAAACTTTGataatatttagtaaataataacaaatataatacaataaataaaccatGGTAAGtgcagaaattttatttaacatgtcAGTAAGAGCTTGCATTGATTGCGAATTTAAGCACAGTGGCTTGagtgtttgttttgcttgccAACGGTGATATGGTGATGCCTTCTTCTTGCACACAAGCGCCAGCGCAcgcacaaattgttgttgtagttgctgtatTTATGCAATTCGTAATTACTGTGACTGTGtctgcaaatatatatgtacttatgtatgtactaGTCATCCACTAATATTGTTGAATTTTGCAGAATAAACTAAAGTCAAGCCAACACCGTGACAAGGTGAAAAAATTCATTTCGCTAACACAAACTGGCGAACAGACGGCCATTTTCTGCCTGCAACAGAATGATTGGAAAATGGATTTGGCTAGCGATAACTATTTCCAGAATCCCGAATACTATTATCGGGAGCTAGATCGCAAGCGTATCGAGCAATTGTTTATGCGCTATCGGGATCCAAGTGATGCTCAAAAGATCAGTTCACAAGGTGTTATACGATTTCTAGAGGATTTGGAACTCAGCCCAGACTCGAAACTGGTGCTGATCATTGCCTGGAAGTTTCATGCTGAAGTACAGTGCGAATTTTCTCGTGATGAGTTCATTAATGGCATGTGTGACCTGGGCACAGATAGCATTGAGAAGCTGAAGTCGAAATTGCCATTACTGGAACAGGAATTGAATGATGCGGgcaaatttaaagatttctaTCATTTTACTTTCAACTATGCAAAGGATCCGGGTCAGAAAGGCATTGATTTGGAAATGGCCATTGCATACTGGTGTATAGTGCTCAGTGATCGCTTCAAATTCTTGGGCATCTGGTGTAAATTTCTCGAAGAGAAACATAAGCGAGCCATTTCAAGGGACACTTGGAACCTTCTCCTGGACTTTGCCACCAATATTGATGATCGCATGAGCAACTATGATTCAGAGGGGGCTTGGCCAGTGCTTATTGATGATTTTGTCGAATGGTGCCAAGAGAATAATCATCTTGCCGCAGATCAGCAGCAcacgcaacaacagcagcaatcgtCGTCCCAGAAGAACATATCCAGCGCTTACCAGACCTCGCATAGTACAAATATGAATTATGGCTAACGATCGTTgcttgatatatatatatatatacctatattctcattaatgataaatttttgctttttattcagattattttaaataatgatgataataagCAATGcgaattaatttacatttctctataacaaaaaagaaaacgtaataaacaaaattagtaaatgtacaaaatgattcctcattttttattcaagtacaaataaatatttaaataatcggATATTAATTGTTCGTCGCTGAGTTCGATGATTTAGTCGATACACATTGAGCGATATATCGCTGTGGCTACTATCGTTTTCACATTTCTTATCATCCCCAACTCAGTTAGTCGGGTGTGACCGTATCATATAAAAACCAATTGATAATTTTACAACGATTTTTCGTCGCTCTGGTTGCTTATTAAGatccatatttaataaatagttgtttgttgttgtgcgtgcGGTGCACGTGAGTGTGCGAATCCGCGATATTTGCTGCATATATCATGTAAtgtgcaaaatatataaagtgcATGTAACGTGTGTGTAACAATCAATTGTTGCCCCACACTCTCTGTTCGAGTGTGAGTGGGACCAAGAGTGCGTGTCTgtgcatttgtatgtgtgtgcgtgtgcgtacAAGGCAGTCAGTGGGCAGCCCACAAGGAGACCACCGACCAGCACACACTCgtactcatacacacacacacgccctGTGTTtggagcacaacaacaacaaggatgTATTCCCTTTGCTTTTAAGGTGTGAAGCAGTAGCCGCTGAATGACAAATGTATGtgtcactgttgttgttgcgcctgTGAACGCAATTAACTCGACTTTTCCTTTATTGTGCGCCAAATCCTTCAAGTATGCCCCCAACTGCCCTTGACGCCACGAACCACACCACTTGGCAAAgtgaaaacataaaacaaattcaattatcgTACgagcaaaatttaaacaaatacagTGGGGGAGGCAAATTTATACGCACACACAgtaagagagagggagagagagacaggcacagttatgtgtatatatgtgtgtgtaaataagTGACactaaaaatacatacataaataaaataaaaacaaactcaacACTTAACTGATAACCGCAGACCAGACGTCGTCGTCGTGACTACGACAACTACCGATCCGTAGCCGCAAAAACAGTAGACGTTCTGAGCACCTTTCTGTATACCCTACACTCTGTGCCTACACTCCCCACCCTCAGTAATTATTGCCAGTCCATGGTGTGCTGTTGCGCCTTTTGTTTGTAATTACAGTAATtctcatatatgtatgtatataaattgttttgtgtATATACTCGcgtcattaaattaaatttgaatgaatcggtatatatgtatattattttatataaatatattaaaggtATTCCCACAAGTAAAATTTGGCTAATGTTTTCCAAGAATTTTGTGACACTGAATAGCGAGTTTATACGACAGCTTAAGTCGGTTTTAACGAAATCGAGTAAAGGTATTTAACAAAGCTTGCTTTTTGTTACAAAAACTTAACTAGTCATATGCCAAATATTGAATAAGAACACAATTGAGTGACagatataaacaattttgattaaatcagGTTTAGCTGCCTTACTATAGTATATGCTTAATTCTTATGCATTATCGTGCAAAGTCTCTATTAGCTGAGATTGTTCAGAAACAGCCCAGATTAACTATCAAATTGGACAAATTgcgtataataaaataaaaaaacacatgtgcaacaacatttatattatttttacctTGTACATGTTAATTTTTCAAGtcaataaagtttaaaaatagcaGCCGTGCGAGCACTTTATTTGCACACTGTATATTTTTGTGATCACTCTTTCAGTAGCTGAACTATTTTctttatctatgtatgtatttacatatatacatatatgtatatttacatatattgaaatttccATTGACGTgtgtgaaaatgaaaattcaacaaaaataaaaataacaagaacaaacaaattatttcaaatttttagtgtgttatgtgtgtatgtgtatgtttatCAAATCAATTGCCAGTGTCTGGGGCGCTTGGAGTGACATTGTTAGATATACGCTAATTATTCTTTTTGGTCActtacagcagcaacagcagccatgCCAAgtcgcaacaacagcaataataatagtacATTTATCAGCAACtacagcagaagcagcaacaacatgcaacaaatcTGTTAAGCGTTCGCGTTCAGCAAAGCAGAGACAAGATCATGAGTCGTCAGGAGACGTTAGCGTCTACATCAACGACagcgtcgtcgtcatcgtcgtcgtcgtccacGTCCTCGTCATCTACGTCCTCATCAGGAGCgacaaaaaccacaacaacaacagcaacaacaacaacaaccaacccAACATGCAGCAAGAAAATCTCCACATCAACACCACAAAAACGCGACGAATTAACACAGGAGCAGGAGGCACAGGAGTTCATCAATCGCAGCATTGCCAGCGAAATTGATGCCAGCGATGCGAGCGCCATTTGTGACTTGACCAATAGCatcaatagcagcagcagcggcgccAGTCCAGTGGCCAAACGTCAATTAAACTCGGGCAATCTGTCTCGCATACGTCCACAGTCCAGTTACTCGGCACGCGTGCTCATCTTTGATGATTCCGATCAGGAGGCAgccgcagctgctgcagctttAACAGCCGCCACATCCGTCTGTTCATCCAATGCGAGTGGCGTTGAATTGCTGCCCGCATCGCCAGCTAAACTTGGCATTGATAATAGCAACAATGGCTCTTCGCTAATGCGTAATCTCAATCTGACCAAGAGCTCATCCGGCGGCCTGTCGGGCAGCTCGAGCTCGCTACACTCACGCGGCTACACGGCATTGTTGCGCAAGATCTCCTATCAGCAGCACACCAACTCCATGCGCGCTGTTGGCAGCGGTAAGTTGGCAAAGAATCTGGaaactgaatttttattaattgattttctgttGTGTTTCATAGAAGCATCCAATTTGCTGCGAATGCGTCACTCCTCGCTGGGAAAGTCGGCGCCCTGTCTGACTGGCAACTATTTTCGCCATGAGCTATACAATCCACCGGCGCCTCCTGTGCCAACTGCTGCATCATCGGTGGCTCCGTCAGGCCTCAATATATCGCGCTCTGGCAGCGGCATTGCCCTGTCCAAGCATCATCATTTACATGGTGTGGTCATGCGTGGTTCGGCTTCGGGTAGCGGTGCTGGTAGCTCCGGTGGTGTGGCTCATCATCGCCTGAGCTTGGTCACCAATGCAGCCGCTGTTGCCGTTGGCTCACGTGCCCACTCGCCCTATTCGGCCAGTCCAGCGGACAGTCCACGTCTCAACTCGCCCATGCCCTTTGCATTTGCGCCCATCAAACGCATCGCCTCATGTCGCGGCGTCGTTGACGGCAGACGCTGGTCGGTGGCATCATTGCCCTCCTCGGGCTACGGCACCACGCCAGGCAGCTCTAATCTATCGGTAAGCAGGTTTAATCTTCAATAATAGCCATTAGAATGTTCAGCTTAATATTTAGTGATAGTGAAAACTCCAAACAAATATTATGTGGtagtaaaaactttaaataaatatttggaggtagtaaaaattaaaaaatatggtaGTGAAAATTaggaataaatattaagtagttGTGAagattgaaattatatatttagtgGCCGTTAAATGTCTCACCTAAACATTTAGAGTAGAggaaaaattccaaataaatatttagttgttcatttgtacattttgttttgtttttcagtcTCAATGCTCCAGTCAGGAGGCGCTTAACCATTTGACGCACAACATTCCACCTGGTCATGAGGATGCAGCCGCTGTTGCCGCTGGCGCCTGTTGTGCGGAGCATTTGAAGCAGCATTGTCCCAAGCATTGTGCCCTATTGCTGGCCACGCACAATACACAACCACAGCATGCACCAAAGCTCGGACAGGTGCAGCCACAACCATTGAAGCCACCGATCGCTTGCGTTAATTGCTGTGCCGATCTAAACGTCGCCTGCAGCGGCAACGGGAGTGGCAGTGGAAGTGggagtggcaacaacagcgccAATGCTTCAATGACATCCATGCCGGGCAATGCAGGCGGCCGCTTGTCCCCCTATTTTCGTCCACGATCGCGTTCGCTGTCCAGTCCATCGCGCTCACCCGTTGTGGACAGCGAGATTGCGGTCATGAATACGCTTTATAAGGAACGCTTTCCCAAAGCAACGCAGCAAATGGAGGAACGTTTAAAGCATTTCATCAATGAGAACAAAAGCGCTGCATGCAACAGTTTTCGCGACTCACAACCAATTGTGCGGTAAGTATTACCACAGTCAATCAGGAATTGCAAATAAGAGCTATAAGCTTAAGCATAAAAAACATAGTTTtcttatacaaaaaaaggttTCCTTACTAATGTGGAGGTCTCTCTTTTCAGTTTTGTGCATCATCAGGTATTGGAAATGGCACGCGATTGCCTGCACAAATCAGAGGCTAAGCTGATAACCGCACAGTATTTCTATGAGCTGAGCGAGAATTTGGAGAGATTGCTGCTGGAGACGAAGGAGAAATCCCCGGAGGCTGCTGCCGAATTGAGCGGCGTAATAAAAAAGTTGCTGTTAATCATTTCACGCCCAGCGCGTTTGTTGGAATGTCTTGAATTTGATCCGCAGGAATTCTACGAACTGTTGGAGGCTGCCGAAGGACATGCCAAGGCCATGCCCGTGATTAAGGCCGATATACCGCAATACATTATACACAAGCTAGGCCTAAATCGCGATCCCATTGCGGAGTTGCAACAAGAGCTTCGGGAGACGCAACAAGCTTGCGCAGAGCAGGTGACAGGAGAGAAGCTGCTAGAATCACAACCTGGTGCATTGCTACTCAATTCTCCGCTGACCTGTGCGGCCAAACAGTTGAGCAGCCTGACGCTCGATACGATAACTTTGGATGGTGCGAACTCTGGGGGCAGCGGCAGTTGCACACCACAGCCAATGTTGCCACAACAACCGCCGCAGACACCGGTGGCTTGTGATGGCCAGTCGACGCCGAGTTTTGCATTGGCAATAAGCCAACTCAACGCATCATCAGAGGCAGCTgctaagcaacagcaacaacagcagcagctgcagcagcaacaacaacaacagcaaccgtTGCCGCATGAAAATGACTTTGACATTGCCAAGCTGATCTCAAATGGCGCCTATGGCGCTGTGTATCTGGTGAAGCACAAGACGACACGCCAGCGCTTTGCAATgaagaaaatcaacaaaaataatctcATATTGCGCAATCAGGTGGAACAGGTGTTTGCCGAGCGTGATATATTGTCGTTTGCGGACAATCCCTTTGTGGTTAGCATGTACTGCTCCTTTGAGACAAAGAAGCACCTATGCCTCGTCATGGAGTACGTCGAGGGCGGCGATTGCGGCACGCTGCTCAAGAATATCGGACCGCTGCCAGCAGACATGGCACGCTTTTATTTTGCCGAAACAGTATTAGCCGTTGAGTATCTGCATAGCTATGGCATTGTCCATCGCGATCTCAAGCCGGACAATTTGTTAATCACGGCCCTGGGTCACATTAAGCTCACCGATTTTGGTCTCTCCAAGATGGGTCTCATGTCGTTGGCTACCAATTTGTATGAGGGCTACATTGACTCGGAGACGCGACAGTTTTCCGATAAGCaggtatgtacatatgttacGATATAAAGAGGGGGGACCCCAACCATAAACATTTAACCATGGCTATAATGgtagaaaaataacaaaaaatctctaaatgaaatttgaatacagaatgaattttgaagccaaaccatgatcaaaatgacattctgcttgaaaatcggtttagttttgacaaagttatgacgttttgaagttgatcagacattggatcttgtaactttacaagtccaaatttttgtttattttgacatgattttttacagaaaaatgaaacgtctcaaaatcaaatttaaagtgttgatttatactaattacgatataaggagttgattaaaagtaaaaacttgagatttaaaattttcaattttaaaaatttcaaagggggtacccttaccatcaaaatcgaattttggcaaaaaataatttatttttttaaatgaataaaatttgaatgcagaatgagtttagaagccaaaccatgatcaaaatgacattccgcttgaaaataggtttagttttgacaaagttatgacgttttgaagttgatcagacattggatcttgtaactttacaagtccaaatttttgtttattttaacatgattttttacagaa
This genomic interval carries:
- the LOC117788899 gene encoding DCN1-like protein isoform X2, with amino-acid sequence MNKLKSSQHRDKVKKFISLTQTGEQTAIFCLQQNDWKMDLASDNYFQNPEYYYRELDRKRIEQLFMRYRDPSDAQKISSQGVIRFLEDLELSPDSKLVLIIAWKFHAEVQCEFSRDEFINGMCDLGTDSIEKLKSKLPLLEQELNDAGKFKDFYHFTFNYAKDPGQKGIDLEMAIAYWCIVLSDRFKFLGIWCKFLEEKHKRAISRDTWNLLLDFATNIDDRMSNYDSEGAWPVLIDDFVEWCQENNHLAADQQHTQQQQQSSSQKNISSAYQTSHSTNMNYG
- the LOC117788899 gene encoding DCN1-like protein isoform X1 codes for the protein MNLSGEKNKLKSSQHRDKVKKFISLTQTGEQTAIFCLQQNDWKMDLASDNYFQNPEYYYRELDRKRIEQLFMRYRDPSDAQKISSQGVIRFLEDLELSPDSKLVLIIAWKFHAEVQCEFSRDEFINGMCDLGTDSIEKLKSKLPLLEQELNDAGKFKDFYHFTFNYAKDPGQKGIDLEMAIAYWCIVLSDRFKFLGIWCKFLEEKHKRAISRDTWNLLLDFATNIDDRMSNYDSEGAWPVLIDDFVEWCQENNHLAADQQHTQQQQQSSSQKNISSAYQTSHSTNMNYG